A genome region from Dolichospermum compactum NIES-806 includes the following:
- the purD gene encoding phosphoribosylamine--glycine ligase, which translates to MKVLVIGNGGREHALAWKLLQSDKIEQVVCVPGNGGTATMPGCKNLPLAVDDFAGISEYAVNNDISLVIVGPEVPLAEGITDYLQNQGLMVFGPNKEGAQIEASKAWAKALMAEAGVPTAKSAVFTEAAPAKAYIQSAGAPIVIKADGLAAGKGVTVAETIAQAEAAIEAIFQGQFGSAGSSVVIEECLVGQEVSILAITDGLTIRPLLPAQDHKRVGEGDTGDNTGGMGAYAPAPIATPQLMARVQTEVLERTIHALQARGIDYRGILYAGLMISPDGDFRVLEFNCRFGDPETQVILPMLETPLEDLILACIEQQLGNMPPITWKQGAAATVVAASGGYPGEYIKGKVITGFAAAQTAGATVFHAGTRLNAVQEVVTDGGRVLNVTGLGEDFQAALSQAYAGIKSIQFDEMYYRRDIGYRVLG; encoded by the coding sequence GTGAAAGTTTTAGTTATCGGGAATGGGGGACGGGAACACGCTCTAGCGTGGAAATTGCTGCAATCTGATAAAATCGAGCAAGTTGTCTGTGTACCAGGTAATGGTGGTACTGCAACTATGCCCGGTTGTAAAAACTTGCCCTTAGCGGTGGATGATTTTGCTGGTATTAGCGAATATGCGGTAAATAATGATATTTCTCTGGTAATTGTTGGACCAGAAGTACCTTTAGCTGAGGGAATTACTGATTATTTGCAAAATCAAGGCTTAATGGTATTTGGTCCAAATAAGGAAGGGGCGCAAATAGAAGCAAGTAAAGCCTGGGCTAAAGCCTTAATGGCAGAAGCCGGAGTCCCCACAGCTAAATCTGCGGTATTTACAGAAGCAGCCCCAGCAAAAGCTTACATCCAATCCGCAGGTGCGCCCATTGTCATAAAAGCCGATGGGTTAGCGGCTGGAAAGGGGGTAACAGTTGCCGAAACCATTGCCCAAGCTGAAGCAGCAATTGAGGCAATTTTTCAAGGACAATTTGGATCTGCTGGTAGTTCCGTTGTCATTGAAGAATGTTTAGTCGGGCAAGAAGTATCTATTTTAGCTATCACCGATGGTTTAACCATTCGCCCATTATTACCTGCTCAAGATCATAAGCGTGTTGGTGAAGGTGATACAGGAGACAATACTGGAGGCATGGGTGCTTATGCTCCCGCCCCAATAGCCACACCGCAGTTAATGGCACGGGTACAAACAGAAGTATTAGAAAGAACTATTCACGCCTTACAGGCTAGGGGCATTGACTACCGAGGCATTTTGTATGCGGGGTTAATGATTTCACCAGATGGGGATTTTCGGGTTTTAGAATTTAACTGTCGCTTTGGTGATCCAGAAACCCAAGTGATTTTACCAATGCTAGAAACACCTTTGGAAGATTTAATTTTGGCTTGTATAGAACAGCAGTTAGGAAATATGCCGCCGATTACTTGGAAACAAGGGGCAGCGGCGACGGTGGTGGCTGCTTCTGGTGGTTATCCGGGAGAGTATATTAAGGGTAAGGTAATTACTGGTTTTGCCGCAGCCCAGACCGCAGGGGCGACGGTTTTTCACGCGGGGACAAGGTTAAATGCCGTCCAGGAAGTTGTGACAGATGGCGGTAGGGTGTTAAATGTCACTGGCTTGGGTGAGGATTTTCAAGCAGCTTTATCTCAAGCTTATGCAGGTATAAAGAGCATTCAATTTGATGAAATGTATTATCGCCGAGATATTGGTTATCGGGTTTTAGGTTGA
- a CDS encoding cation:proton antiporter domain-containing protein, with translation MQEDFRLIIDLVLVFAVAACGGLLAALLKQPVLLGYLIGGMIVGPSGLRLIKELIQVETLAQFGVAFLLFALGVEFSLTELRKVKAIALGGGTLQIILTILITVLVCGVTGAWGTLPAKGVFLGSILSLSSTAVVLKCLMERNETETPHGQVMLGMLVVQDLALGLMLAVLPALHAPGEVIGIAVLMALLKIGLFAAGAIVAGIWLIPPLLRLLASTESKELFLLGVVTICLGIAIFTEYLGLSIEMGAFVAGLMISEVEYADETLTIVEPLRDIFASLFFAAIGMLIDPVFLWQNLELILGLVALVFVGKFLIITPLVSLFRYPLKTSLIVGLGLAQIGEFSFVLASEGQALGLVSRRIYLLILGTTAVTLMLTPFVLRLVPFLFDFAESMPWLKPYLVDDQARDFSEDLPQKNHVVVCGYGRLGKNLVKLLQQYQLSVVVIDQSESRIQQLREAGIAYVYGNAVSLHVLETAGVSHAQGMAIALPDPASIRLCLKRSLEVCPELDTVVRATQDKNIELLYQLGAKEVVQPEFEASLEMATHLLIGVGLLPEVVQQKMQQIRQDHYLDLRPESSATEVSQYLQKVTRDLNRRWYDLPADSPLIGMTLEEVNMRYLTGVSLMAICRADGKEIDYPNSQTTLLLGDRLLVVGSAEELTALVQFAEGKITIK, from the coding sequence GTGCAAGAAGATTTTCGTTTAATTATTGATTTAGTTTTGGTGTTTGCTGTTGCAGCTTGCGGTGGACTATTAGCTGCGCTGTTAAAACAACCTGTTTTACTGGGATATCTGATTGGTGGGATGATTGTGGGCCCTTCTGGACTGCGACTGATTAAGGAACTTATCCAAGTGGAAACCTTGGCTCAGTTTGGGGTGGCGTTTTTGTTGTTTGCTTTGGGTGTGGAGTTTTCCTTGACGGAACTTAGGAAAGTTAAGGCGATCGCTCTTGGAGGTGGTACTTTACAAATTATCCTCACTATTCTCATCACTGTTTTGGTCTGCGGTGTCACTGGCGCTTGGGGAACTTTACCCGCTAAGGGTGTATTTTTGGGTTCGATTTTGTCTCTGTCTTCCACTGCGGTGGTTCTCAAGTGCTTAATGGAACGCAATGAAACGGAAACACCTCACGGTCAGGTGATGCTGGGGATGTTGGTTGTTCAGGACTTAGCCCTGGGATTGATGTTAGCTGTCTTACCAGCCCTCCATGCACCAGGAGAGGTGATTGGAATTGCTGTACTGATGGCATTACTAAAGATTGGTTTATTTGCCGCTGGTGCGATTGTAGCCGGGATTTGGTTGATTCCCCCCTTACTCAGATTACTAGCCAGCACGGAAAGTAAGGAGTTATTTTTATTAGGTGTTGTCACTATCTGTTTAGGAATTGCCATATTCACAGAATACTTGGGGTTATCTATTGAAATGGGGGCATTTGTCGCTGGATTGATGATTTCTGAGGTGGAATATGCTGATGAAACTTTGACTATTGTGGAACCATTGCGGGATATATTTGCTAGTTTATTTTTTGCTGCCATTGGGATGTTAATTGATCCGGTATTTTTGTGGCAAAATCTAGAATTGATTCTCGGATTGGTGGCTTTAGTTTTTGTGGGTAAGTTTTTAATTATTACTCCTTTAGTAAGTCTGTTTCGCTATCCTTTAAAAACATCTTTAATTGTGGGGTTGGGACTGGCACAAATTGGGGAATTTTCTTTTGTTCTGGCTAGTGAAGGGCAAGCTTTAGGTTTGGTGTCTCGGCGGATATATTTACTAATTTTAGGAACTACTGCCGTTACTTTAATGTTGACTCCTTTTGTCTTGCGATTAGTGCCATTTTTATTTGATTTTGCTGAATCTATGCCCTGGCTAAAACCATATTTGGTGGATGACCAAGCTCGTGATTTTTCGGAAGATTTGCCGCAGAAAAATCATGTAGTAGTTTGTGGTTATGGAAGACTAGGTAAAAATTTGGTGAAGTTGTTACAGCAATATCAATTATCTGTGGTGGTAATTGACCAATCAGAAAGTCGGATTCAACAGTTAAGGGAAGCAGGAATTGCCTATGTTTATGGTAATGCGGTGAGTCTTCATGTCTTAGAAACCGCTGGTGTCAGTCATGCTCAAGGAATGGCGATCGCTCTCCCTGATCCTGCTAGTATTCGGCTATGCTTAAAACGATCTTTGGAAGTATGTCCAGAATTAGATACAGTTGTCCGTGCTACCCAAGATAAAAATATTGAGCTTCTTTATCAATTGGGGGCAAAAGAAGTCGTCCAACCAGAATTTGAAGCAAGTTTAGAAATGGCAACTCATCTCTTAATTGGTGTGGGTTTATTACCAGAAGTGGTACAACAAAAAATGCAGCAAATTCGCCAAGATCATTATTTGGATTTACGCCCTGAAAGTTCTGCTACTGAAGTTTCCCAATATTTACAAAAAGTCACCCGTGATCTCAATCGTCGTTGGTATGATTTACCAGCAGATTCACCTTTAATTGGCATGACTTTAGAAGAAGTGAATATGCGTTATTTAACTGGGGTGAGTTTAATGGCTATTTGTCGGGCTGATGGGAAAGAAATTGATTATCCCAATAGTCAAACTACACTCCTTTTAGGCGATCGCTTATTAGTGGTAGGATCAGCGGAAGAACTCACAGCTTTAGTCCAATTTGCCGAAGGTAAAATCACTATTAAGTAG
- the dapF gene encoding diaminopimelate epimerase, with amino-acid sequence MAIEFTKYQGLGNDFILIDNRSSLTPVLTPEKAVQWCDRHFGIGADGVIFALPGQNGTDYTMRIFNSDGSEPEMCGNGIRCLAVFLTELEGISRTKDKYHIHTLAGVITPQLTDDGQVKVDMGEPRLLAGEIPTTLAPSEFQVINQPLEIAGKTWDVTCVSMGNPHCITFVEDIAAINLESIGPQFENHPVFPKKTNTEFIEIVNRNYLKMRVWERGAGITLACGTGACASLVACVLNDKCDRTATIELPGGPLEIEWSEIDNRIYMTGPAERVFTGKY; translated from the coding sequence ATGGCAATCGAATTTACTAAGTATCAAGGACTCGGTAATGATTTTATCCTCATTGATAACCGTTCCTCATTGACACCAGTATTGACACCAGAGAAAGCGGTACAATGGTGCGATCGCCATTTTGGTATTGGAGCAGATGGTGTTATTTTCGCACTTCCTGGACAAAATGGCACGGATTACACCATGCGAATTTTTAACTCGGATGGTTCAGAACCGGAAATGTGTGGGAATGGGATTCGCTGTTTAGCGGTATTTTTGACGGAATTGGAAGGTATTTCTCGCACCAAAGATAAATATCATATTCATACCTTAGCAGGTGTGATTACACCCCAACTCACAGATGATGGTCAAGTTAAAGTAGATATGGGTGAACCCCGATTATTAGCAGGGGAAATTCCCACAACTTTAGCACCTAGTGAGTTTCAAGTCATTAATCAACCCTTGGAAATAGCCGGAAAAACTTGGGATGTTACCTGTGTCAGCATGGGAAATCCCCACTGTATTACTTTTGTGGAAGATATTGCGGCGATTAATTTAGAAAGTATTGGCCCCCAATTTGAAAATCATCCCGTATTTCCTAAAAAAACCAACACCGAATTTATTGAAATAGTCAATCGTAACTATTTGAAAATGCGAGTTTGGGAACGAGGCGCTGGAATTACCCTCGCTTGTGGCACAGGTGCTTGTGCGTCCTTAGTGGCGTGTGTATTGAACGATAAATGCGATCGCACCGCTACCATAGAATTACCCGGCGGACCCCTAGAAATCGAATGGTCGGAAATTGATAACCGGATTTACATGACAGGCCCCGCAGAACGAGTATTTACAGGCAAGTATTAA
- a CDS encoding histidine phosphatase family protein: protein MTRVIIVRHGQSTYNIEKRIQGRTDASSLTPKGENDASQAGIALSSICFQAIYSSPLQRAKSTAEIIRSQLATQPPVIQIDEQLVEVDLPLWVGMTTSEVQKNFTEDYRTWKQRPHEFRMVLDEPSGTTEHFPVLALYAQAKQFWQEILPQHQGETILIVGHNGINRALISTALGISPSRYHCLQQSNCGISILNFAGGLGEPVQLESMNQTQHLGETFPSLRPGHKGVRLLLVRHGETEWNRQGKFQGQIDIPLNDNGRNQAAKAAEFLKDINIDFAVSSTMSRPKETAEIILKYHASLKLELFAGLREISHGLWEGKFESEIEQGFPGELERWRTIPDKVQMPEGENLAQVSDRSVADWNTIVENAQNQQLQLGLVVAHDATNKTLLCHILGLSNENFWNFRQGNGAVSVIDYPDGIQGYPVLQAMNITGHLSNSVLDKTAAGAL from the coding sequence ATGACCCGTGTGATCATCGTGCGTCATGGTCAAAGTACCTACAATATAGAAAAACGTATTCAAGGGCGGACTGATGCCTCGTCATTAACCCCAAAAGGTGAAAATGATGCCAGTCAAGCTGGTATTGCCCTCAGTAGTATTTGCTTTCAAGCTATTTATAGTAGTCCCCTCCAGCGTGCCAAATCCACAGCCGAAATTATCCGCAGTCAATTAGCTACACAACCTCCTGTGATTCAAATTGATGAACAGTTGGTAGAAGTTGATTTACCCCTCTGGGTAGGAATGACCACAAGTGAAGTCCAAAAAAACTTTACTGAAGATTACCGCACCTGGAAACAACGTCCCCACGAGTTTCGCATGGTTTTAGATGAACCTTCAGGAACTACAGAACATTTCCCAGTTCTGGCTTTATACGCCCAAGCCAAGCAATTTTGGCAAGAGATTCTCCCCCAACACCAAGGAGAAACTATCCTGATTGTGGGTCATAATGGCATCAATCGGGCCTTAATTAGCACAGCTTTGGGAATTTCCCCCAGTCGCTACCATTGCTTACAACAATCTAACTGCGGCATTAGTATCTTGAATTTTGCAGGTGGTTTAGGTGAACCCGTGCAGTTAGAATCCATGAATCAAACCCAACATCTGGGTGAAACTTTCCCTTCTCTGCGTCCTGGTCATAAAGGTGTAAGATTATTATTAGTCCGTCATGGCGAAACTGAATGGAATCGTCAAGGCAAATTTCAAGGACAAATTGATATTCCCCTCAATGATAATGGTAGAAACCAAGCCGCAAAAGCCGCAGAATTTCTCAAAGACATAAATATTGATTTTGCTGTTAGCAGTACCATGTCCCGTCCCAAGGAAACAGCAGAAATTATCTTAAAATATCATGCTAGTTTGAAATTAGAACTATTTGCTGGTTTAAGAGAAATTAGTCACGGACTGTGGGAAGGCAAATTTGAATCAGAAATTGAGCAAGGATTTCCCGGAGAATTAGAACGTTGGCGGACAATACCGGACAAAGTGCAAATGCCAGAAGGGGAAAATTTAGCACAGGTGAGCGATCGCAGTGTTGCTGATTGGAATACTATAGTCGAAAATGCTCAAAATCAGCAATTACAACTAGGATTAGTCGTCGCCCATGATGCCACTAATAAGACATTATTATGCCATATTCTGGGTTTATCTAACGAAAATTTCTGGAACTTCCGTCAAGGTAATGGCGCTGTGAGTGTGATTGATTATCCTGATGGAATTCAAGGTTATCCAGTTCTGCAAGCGATGAATATTACTGGGCATTTAAGTAATAGTGTTCTCGATAAAACTGCAGCTGGTGCATTGTAA
- a CDS encoding ISH3 family transposase — protein sequence MTVSSLTKATRGESTEELVLTDSETLDEVIQCLVENFSIETQGACNQQTLFEILVKAASSGDSIENTAKLLKNIPTANDIRYHLNKINNFEELEAQINQALKSRIPLGLKKRCLKIAIDLNLICYYGQPTSSELPYIYRSEAKSGTNSFYAYATLYVISNNKRVTLAIRGVRQLDTSVALITYLLAELESLKINVKKLYLDRGFFNTPVITWLQALDIPFLMPAIKTGKKGGIKQFLKGKKSYKTTYTITRDKDDFVTFDLWVVCKYRKGKHKKHGVQYFVYVAYKVKTNLNYIYQDYRKRFGIETSYRLKNICRIKTNNKNPVLRLLFIGISFLLINIWVNLLWLKISRKRKGSRLIYRTLFTLKQMLAFLSQALQRKYQVVESIYIPSG from the coding sequence TTGACTGTTTCATCTCTAACAAAAGCCACGCGGGGCGAGTCTACAGAAGAACTCGTTTTAACCGACTCAGAAACTCTTGATGAGGTTATTCAGTGTTTAGTAGAAAATTTTTCCATTGAAACTCAAGGAGCCTGTAACCAACAAACTTTATTCGAGATTCTGGTTAAAGCAGCCAGCAGTGGAGATAGTATTGAAAACACTGCTAAATTGTTAAAAAATATTCCGACAGCTAATGATATTAGATATCATCTCAATAAAATTAACAATTTTGAGGAATTAGAAGCGCAAATCAATCAAGCATTAAAAAGTCGAATTCCTTTAGGATTAAAAAAACGGTGTTTAAAAATAGCGATTGATTTAAATTTAATTTGTTATTATGGTCAACCAACATCGTCAGAATTACCCTACATATATCGAAGTGAAGCTAAATCTGGTACTAATTCATTTTATGCCTATGCCACTTTATATGTTATTAGTAATAATAAGCGTGTAACTCTAGCAATAAGAGGTGTTCGCCAATTAGATACTAGTGTGGCTTTAATTACTTATTTATTAGCCGAACTTGAATCCCTAAAAATAAATGTAAAAAAACTCTATTTGGATAGGGGATTTTTTAATACTCCTGTAATTACATGGTTACAGGCATTAGATATTCCCTTTCTTATGCCTGCTATCAAGACTGGAAAAAAAGGAGGAATCAAACAATTCCTCAAGGGTAAAAAAAGTTATAAAACTACCTATACCATTACAAGAGATAAAGATGATTTCGTCACATTTGATTTATGGGTTGTCTGTAAATATAGAAAGGGAAAGCATAAAAAGCATGGAGTTCAATATTTTGTTTATGTTGCTTATAAGGTAAAAACAAATTTAAATTACATCTATCAAGATTATCGAAAAAGATTTGGCATTGAAACTAGTTATCGTCTGAAAAATATTTGTCGAATTAAGACGAATAACAAAAATCCAGTCTTGAGATTACTATTCATTGGAATATCCTTTCTTCTAATTAACATCTGGGTGAATCTACTATGGCTCAAAATCAGTCGGAAAAGGAAAGGTAGTAGATTAATTTATCGCACACTTTTTACACTCAAACAGATGTTAGCCTTTTTATCTCAAGCCCTACAGAGGAAATATCAAGTCGTTGAAAGCATTTATATTCCATCCGGTTAG
- a CDS encoding type I restriction endonuclease subunit R, EcoR124 family produces the protein MAYILNLLRSMNKTDPVATQKLQKEILDLMADEIQLRNKRALIEAFIANNLQQLQSDENVMNTFIMTSLPILQ, from the coding sequence GTGGCGTATATTCTCAATTTGTTGAGAAGCATGAACAAAACAGATCCAGTCGCAACTCAAAAACTCCAAAAAGAAATTCTCGATCTGATGGCAGATGAAATACAATTACGCAATAAACGCGCCTTAATTGAAGCATTTATCGCCAATAATCTGCAACAACTCCAGTCCGATGAAAATGTGATGAATACCTTTATCATGACTTCCTTACCCATTTTGCAGTAA
- the tmk gene encoding dTMP kinase, whose protein sequence is MSGKFIVFEGVEGCGKTTQMQRCFQWLESLNISALLTREPGGTELGKDLRALLLEKSPSKPVGEVTELLLYAADRSQHIEEELKPNLAIGKFILCDRYTDSTIAYQGYGRGLNMNLIHQLNQIATGGLESDLTIWLDVDVEVGLSRKRGQAKLDRIEQETITFHRRVQQGYTELAASNPSRIVRIDGNNSQDIVQKNIQEILQQRLFS, encoded by the coding sequence ATGAGTGGTAAATTCATTGTCTTTGAAGGGGTGGAAGGTTGCGGTAAAACTACTCAGATGCAACGGTGTTTTCAGTGGTTGGAAAGTTTAAATATATCGGCGCTGCTGACTCGTGAACCCGGGGGAACGGAGTTAGGAAAGGATTTACGGGCGTTATTATTGGAAAAGTCACCAAGTAAGCCTGTGGGAGAAGTCACGGAATTATTATTATATGCAGCGGACAGGTCACAACATATCGAAGAAGAGTTAAAACCTAATTTAGCCATAGGGAAATTTATTCTGTGCGATCGCTATACTGATTCTACTATCGCCTATCAAGGTTATGGTAGAGGTCTAAATATGAATCTCATTCATCAACTTAATCAGATTGCTACTGGTGGCTTAGAAAGTGATTTAACTATTTGGTTAGATGTAGATGTAGAAGTAGGACTATCCCGCAAACGGGGACAAGCTAAACTAGATAGAATTGAACAGGAAACTATTACTTTTCATCGTCGGGTACAGCAAGGATATACAGAATTAGCTGCATCCAATCCATCCCGAATTGTGCGAATAGATGGTAATAACAGTCAAGATATTGTTCAAAAAAATATACAGGAAATTTTACAGCAACGCCTGTTTTCATAA